The sequence CAGCATAATATATAAAGCATAAAGTGCTGCAAGGTAGCTTACATATCCAAGACCTGTTATTATTCCATTTGCAGCTCTTCCTGTTATAATCCTGTGTCTAAATTCTTCTCTTTTAAACACATTGGATATATGAACCTCAATAACAGGGGTATCAATACTTCTTAT is a genomic window of Caldisericia bacterium containing:
- a CDS encoding 3-dehydroquinate dehydratase, which gives rise to FSLTFFQSNHEGEIIDKIQEGKNFDGIIINPGGYSHTSVAIMDAIRSIDTPVIEVHISNVFKREEFRHRIITGRAANGIITGLGYVSYLAALYALYIMLNGEAIP